The DNA sequence TTGTGACTTTTCATGTCTCCTTGTGTCTTAACGCTTTCGTTACAAAGATAATTGTATTGTACTGAGAAGACTAGTGGTCcctgataaaagagaaaaaattttcaaaaaattatattttatttttattttttaaagagaaagagagcagggggaagggcagagggagaaggagagagagacagttctaagcagactcctttctgagcatagagcctgacatggggctcgatcccatgaccctaagatcatgacctgactggaAATCATGAGTTAGacgctcaaccacctgagccacccaggcacctcaaaaaagaaaaattcttaaccCTAATATCCTTTATGCCCACTACATTGTATTATGCTATTAAACAATTGTTAGCTGAACTAAACTGGAAAGGGTGTGTTTTGGGGTCCCACAGAATTGGGTTCAAAATTCTCACTTAGCCACCCTCTGCCTGtgtctgagcctccatttcctcctctctatATGGCTGATCCCCTCAGAGGTAGTGTGGGATCTGAATGAGTTCACATAGGCAGATAGTGAGCAGGCACTAGATGCTAAATAAATACTCTTTTCTTTGGTCTCAATCCCCTCTTTATACCAGGCTCTGAGGAAGGGACTGCATTTGACAATCTCCTGGTGTCCAGGTCTTTTCCTTAGATCCTACACTCTGGAGGTGGATTCAGgcagcagtattttaaaaatctcctctaGATTATTGtcatgtgcagccaaggttgagaaccctTGTTCTAGATTAGTGTTACTAGGTTGAGTCCAGTGGTTTCCAAACCTTTCAGAGTCACCAGGAGGGCTTGCTAAGGCACAGATAGCTGGGCTATACTCCTAGAGTTTCTGAAtctgtaggtctggggtggggattTCTATAAATTCCAAGTGaagctgatgctgctggtcttgCAAGAATGTTTTTGAACTGCTGCTCTAGGGAcacagttctcaaagtgtgatctgCACACCAAGCTCACCTGGAATACAGGTGAAGCTTGTTAGAATGCAGGCAGTCCTCCCTATCCATAGTCTCTTACATGAACTTTATGAGAACGCTGTTAAGGAATAGGTATGGATATATTTTCACCCTCTGAACTATGTATTTCTCTCTGAAATTCAGGCACTAAGTAGATTAAGCTCAAATAGTATCCCTCATTATCTACGCTCACCACTGGCATTTTTGCTAAGTTCAGGATCCAGGTATATGTGAATAGTGGGGGATAACTCTATAGATGTCTAGGCTCTATCAGAAATATACTATGTTAAATTATCTGGATAGCTCCTAGAATTCCACATTTCAATGTTTCTCAAGGTAATTCTTAAGAGCATGAATGTCTGAGAAccataccatatgcaaaaatcatagagttattttgaattctagtaattaaaaatgtaattctggTACCATACACTTTAGAGATTCATCTACAAAGATGTTTAGACCAATGTAGTAGTAGTCTAGGATCTTACAGTATCCAGGACTATAATCTTCATTTTAAGATAGAAGCAACAttctctttctggaaaaaaatatccaaaattttTCCTGCCCAGTCACATTCCCAAAGCATGAATAGAACCAGTCTCATTGGAGAAGGAActtctcagagaaataaaagacaagaaagaattaaaattcaaaaaaatattcttaggTACTAAAAGTCCAATAGAAGTATCACATGGTttgcatgttatttttaattagtaGGAAAAACCcagtggagactttgcttttccaATCACCTTCTGAAATGCACTCTTGACCTCTTTGTTCCTTAGGCTGTAGACCACAGGGTTCAGCATGGGGATGACCATGGTGTAGAACACAGATGCCATTTTGTCTGTGTCCATGGAATGACTAGAACTTGGCTGTAAATACATGAAGATGATTGTCCCATAGAAGATGGAAACAGTGGTCAGGTGGGATGCACAGGTGGAGAAAGCCTTCTTTTGTCCCTCAGCTGAGCGTATCCTCAGAATAGCAACAAAAATGAACAGATAAGAGTTCAAGATAACCAAGAGGGTGAAAAAGACATTGAATGCTGCCAATGTGAAGAGCACAATCTCATTCACATAGATATCAGAGCAAGAAAGAGCCAGCAGTGGGGGAATGTCACAGAAAAAGTGATTAATTATGTTGGAATGACAGAAGGAGAGGTGGAAGGTGAGGGCAACATGGATGGAAGCCTGCAAGAGTCCAGAGATGTAGGAGCCAGTGGCCAGTGAGGTACACATTGCACTTGTCATGGTGGTGGCATAATGCAGGGGTTTGCACACTGCTGTGTGGCGGTCAAAGGCCATTGAAGCCAAGAGGAAACTTTCAATAGTGGCAAAGGCTGAAAAGAAGAACATCTGGGCAGCACACGCATGGTAGGATATGATCTTATCTCCTGTGAGAAACCCCACCATTACCTTGGGAGTGATAGCTGAGGCATAAACACAGTCCACGAGGGAGAGGTtgctgaggaagaagtacatgggtgtgtggagaCGAGAGTCCCACAGAATCAACACGATCATCCCAACGTTCCCACCCAGAATGATGAAGTAAATGATAGTGAAGACTGTAAATAAAGGGACCTGCATCTCTAGGGCATCTGTTAACCCCACAAGAATGAATTCAGTCACCTCTGAGATGTTCTCCATCAAAGTCACTTGGGAATCATCATGAGAGCCACCTATGACAAGATGGGCAAACACAAGAAAATGTTATTTGATCACTAGCATGGGAACTGACTGTGAACAGTGCCTCTTGTCCACATGTGTCAGCTTTCTGCCAAGGGCAGGAGTCCGTGGGCAACAAGTTGGACTGAACACCGGGAAGGGGTGGGTTGAGTGCGGCTCTTCGTCTAAAAGTGATGTGGAAGGACACTGGAATGTCCTTATGACTCTGGAGGCACATTTCAGCTTGCCTGCTGTGTGGTACACGCTATTACACTACACCAGTAGTACTCTTTCCCACTACTTGCCGTACCTCGAAAGCACTCTTATTACAAGTACATAGGAAGCTTaatcaacagaatagaaaagaaagtcacTGGCATATGATATGACAAGCTTCATCAAATACATTCCCTGTCTCTGAGGGACCCCTCACTGACTTGTTCATAATATTCATAATGGCTGAAGATATGCAGTGATTTGGGGCCCTGCTCTAATCTTTCTAATTTGCGAGGGCCCTCAATTGGGTGCTCCACATTAACCATTGGCCTCTGAAGGAAACTTCATGATTTCTGGCACATTCTTAGCTATATTTTGGCGTCTTTCAGTaactctaaaaaagaagaaacggctttccaaaaggtggaagcaaaaCTTtagttgttttctctctttgtcaCACCCTTTTTCTCCTAGGCTGATGTTTTCTATCTCTTACCACCACCCATGTCTTTGCTTTATTCATGGGGACGAAGAATGGGGGGAGATGCAATAGTCACTTTCATTCTCACCTAGAGACTTTGTATCCTCAACCAAGCCATGGATGTCCATCCATGTTTTCTGGTGTATCTGGTTGTGCTCACCTCCTATGGCAGCTTAGCTAAGAGCTTACTATGGCTGCCCTGGGTATAAGTATGAGAAGCCCTCCCAACCCAAGAGACACTTCTCACTCGAACCTATCACATTCATTTATGTTGGATTAAAAATCCTTCATAATGAAGGAAGGATATGATATAGCCCTGCCTTTACAAATAGCCTTGTGAGAGAGACCTATTATCCAAAAGATATGTTCACCATAATGTATTCCTAAAGTAGAAGTATGTATTTCCAGGGAGCTTTGGAAGTAGAAGGGATGTATGGTTAGCCCAACACAAGGACTAAGGAAAACCCTCTGGAGATGATTACTCCTGAGTGGTGGCTTTGGAGACTCAAGaaatataataacaattattAGTTATTATAATAACAAATCCTTATATAGTACTTATTTTGTATCAGGAAACTGTTCTAGGCTGttcacatatattaactcatttagcaACTCTGGGAGGCAAATACTATTATTACCCCAGTTTTACTTCAAATGGGAATGAGGCTTAAAGAAGTAAGTTACTTGCCAAAGTAGCAAATCTGGTggtagaactgggatttgaacccagccaATATTGTATAAATTCCATAATACTAAGCAGCTTTCTCAAAATAGTGGGTCAAGTTAATCATCTTTCCTGTGGTTCAGGTTCCTGATCTTTCAAGCAGGAATGATCACAATTTTCATCTTTTGAAGTAGATGAATAGAATAACTTAGATCACGCAAAACACTTCAAATAATGTCAATTACACAGCAAGTACTCAAGTAATTCAAGCTATTACTACAACTATTACTATACTAGGTAGAAGAAACATCATGGATAAAAGCATGAATTGGTAAGCACATTTGTATAAATAGGCAATTATAAGCAAAAAGGTATTAGTAATTAGGAAAATGCAGGGCACAATCAAAATCTCAATTAAGGAGTGATGTGCAAAAGTAGTCGGTAGAAATGAGACAGATAGGATtgaaacctaaaagaaaaaatgcGCAGAAAAAATGTGTCAGGTGATAGATCTAATACAACCATTTAGAAGAAAAGCCTAAGGGGACTATTTATGCCATGTATAACTGACCCATAGAAGTACCGATAAATGTCACTCACTGATTAGCAGCCTAGACGGGATGTGACCTTGGGAACATTACTTATACTCTGTGAACCTCAGTTCGTTGTCTGTGAAAGACCTAGTTCATATAATGCCCAATGTATCGACTTTACACAGctgaaaagatgaaattaagTGATTTCTGGAGCTCTACTAACGCGATGCCTAGCACGTGGCATGTTTTCGGTGATAACTCCCTCTTGTTCTCCTCATAGCTGCCTTGGCACATAAGCCACCTCTGCACCAGCAGCCGGCATTACAAAATGAATAACATGATCCCGACTTCTTAAAGGGGTAGAGTCAGTCGGCTCTAGAAATTATCTCCCCAACGTGGTAAGCGCTTTTATAAATGCATGTATAAAGTATTACAAAATTATCATGAAAGTGTCCGGTATGTGCCAGAACACCCTAGTGACAATGAAGTTACTTCCTTCTGAGACTGGTTCTTCAATTCGTAAATGTCTGTGCTGGCTAGAGTTTCTAGATTTGGCCCAAATGCACATGTGAATCCAATTGCATTTAGTTttgaaaaaaagttaatttctgtAACTGATGTACCAAGATTGGCCAACATACTGACCAAATTTCTTATCTATACAGTCTGTAGGTATAATAGGACACAAAACAGCTTCTTCTGATGCAGGAATTTGAGATGTAGGGGTGTGGATACCACTCTACCACAAATACATGCCCAATTCTGATCCTGGTTCTGTTGATAATCAGTTGGGTATAGACCTGATGCTGCCCATATCTTCTTAATTCACAATGAAACACTGTCCATCTTCCTCATAGGCTGCTTTTCTGCTCTGATGTGACAAGAAATATGAAAGTTCTTTGAAAAGCATAAAAGATGCTAACATTTTAGTCAAGCACTCTAAGCCATTACTTTCCACGGTCTATCTCATCTCATGGTTACTGCAGGATATTCAGCCCATAATATTGAAAATCCAAACTTTGACGTTCCCAAAGAAAATGACTTTATGCTCAAGATACCCAAACAGATGTTGAAAGTTGTACAACTCCTGAGGTTCAGAAAGGGAGCTGTATTTGTACTGCTATTCCTCTAGCATGCtctaaataaaaggaataagGAGGCGCGATCTCCCTTTTTGACTTTGTCACCCCAACCATTCATTTAAGACATCTGATTGCCATCAGCGGAGAGAGTGGTGAATGATCAGCTAACAGGGGATCTGTGATCTAGCTGATTTggctttgttttcctcatttgtaaaatgaacatCGTTGGACCTTCTAGAGCCCCTTTCCTTTCTAATCGGTTACGGTTGTGTGTTTTCTTGATACTTACTTTTGTCCTAGGAACAAAGGAGGATACAAAGTTGGGAGTACGGAAAACCTTCATGGCCACACTGTTGACCGGAAGTCCCTAACCAGGGGAGCATCATGCTGGAGAAGCGCTGTGCTGTAGAACATAATTTGTGCCCTTACAAACACCAGGGCTGAGACAATGATCTTTTCATACCACAGATCTCAGGGGAACATTTAGTGTTGGGTGAGTGGATATCTCAGGAGGCTCCCGATCCAGGATTGGTCCTTCTGACCTGAACCTGACAGGACCTATCAGAGGATAGCGTCTGTGTGTATTTTAGCTGAGAGAGCTTTTGAAGACACAAGGGAATGGAAGCTTAGAGAGGAGCCTCCAATCGGCAAATCAGCAGTACCATAGCCATGCtaggcaacaaaaataaaaaacctcacTAAGATCTTGGCTTGGGTGATGTCAGGAACTCACGCGAGCTTTCTCAAATCTACATCTTTCTTAAAGGCCTCCAATTATCCCCaggaatgttatttatttatttatatttttaaattagttttaaaagattttatttatttatttatttgggagagagagagtgcgtggtggggaggggcagagggagagggataatctcgagcagattccacactgagcacagagcccaagatggggctcgatctcacaatcctgagatcattacttgagttgaaatcaagcatcagatgcttaaccaactgagacacccaggcgtccctccaggaaagttttttaaaacaaaatactcaTTTATCTTAACCTACAGAGCTGATTCAGGGATATTTGGGGGGATTCCCCCCCATTTTTAGAACTAAGGGTGTGGATCCATTCTTTCATCTGCATAGTCATCTTTGACCATAAACAAGCACCAGGTAGAATTATCTCTCCTTCATCAATGCAGTGCAATGTAGCTGCTGCAAGTCTGAGTTGTGTAGTCATGGGGCCTGCCTTCAAATTCTAGTTCTGCCCCCTGTTGCagggtgaccttggccaagttatCCAGTCTCTCAAAACTTCAAAGTATCACCTATAAAAAGAAGGATAATACTATATATCCCTCATAGGAGTGTCCTAAAGATTTAATGAGATGTCCAGCACATATCAAGAGGTCAATAAATTTAAGCGCTACTACTTTACCATCAGTAAAAAATGATACATTATGTGGAACAAAAATAGTGGTGCTCAAACATTGCATCTGCTCCCCTCGTTTCCTCGTCTGCTAGCAACCAGGTAGAGCCATGAACGAGTTCCATGTGATGGGTTGGACAAGAAGTGATGTGTGTCATTTCTGGGTTGAAGTATAGAAAAGCCAGTACACAGCTATGGActgcctctcctctgcctccccctgccacgGTACCCCCGTTCCAGGGGGGTAGCTACAGACGACAAAGCCTCCACCAGCTGCGGGTTTGAATGAACACATGCAGAGAGGCACGTAGCAGCAGaagtaagaaataaatctttgttgtgtTAAATCCTGGACTTTGGGGCTGATTTGCTATTGCAAATGACAAAGTCTATCCTGCCCTAATACGCATATAATAAGCTATGTATGTTTTGTTGtctgtgtgtctttctttctttttttttttttttaacagatccTTGAGTACTGGTCCCCTTATCatttattatgtctttttaaaattacagcttTATTGTTATATAATTAACAGACTATAAAATTCACccgttgggacgcctgggtggctcagtcagttgaatgtatgttttcaattctcttagctcatgatctcagggtcctgggatggagccccgcattggactccatgctcagcgtggaatctgcatgagattctttctctccctcccccccaacttgggcataatctcttaaaataaataaataaattcttaaaaaaataaaattcacttgttGATGTttataattcaatgatttttttgcATATTCAGAGCTGTGCAATCGTCACCACAACttgagaacatttttatcacatgGAAAAGAAACTCTGTACTGATTATCGGTCACTCCCATTGCCTTCCAcctgcaccccagccccaggAAACCGCAAAGCCAATTCTATAGATTTGCCTTGtatggaaatttcatataaatagaataatagaatATGTGATCATTTGtgagtggcttctttcacttagaataatgttttcaaggttcatccagtTTTTaccatgtatcaatacttcattcctcttTGTCAGATTTTAATCTGATATAAGATTTCAAATAGTTGCTTTCACTCTCTAGATTGACCTGTCATTTTTTAGATGGTGATTTCTGaagtacaaatattttaattttgatgcaatccaatatatatatcttttctcttattgcttGTGGTTTGGGTAGTATACATAAAAAGATTTTGTCCAACCAAAGTTTATGAAGATTTATTCCTGTATTTTCTCCTAGGAATCTTAGAGGTGTAACTTTTACACTCAGGtttatattttgagttaatttttg is a window from the Ursus arctos isolate Adak ecotype North America unplaced genomic scaffold, UrsArc2.0 scaffold_23, whole genome shotgun sequence genome containing:
- the LOC113246403 gene encoding olfactory receptor 5B12-like; translation: MENISEVTEFILVGLTDALEMQVPLFTVFTIIYFIILGGNVGMIVLILWDSRLHTPMYFFLSNLSLVDCVYASAITPKVMVGFLTGDKIISYHACAAQMFFFSAFATIESFLLASMAFDRHTAVCKPLHYATTMTSAMCTSLATGSYISGLLQASIHVALTFHLSFCHSNIINHFFCDIPPLLALSCSDIYVNEIVLFTLAAFNVFFTLLVILNSYLFIFVAILRIRSAEGQKKAFSTCASHLTTVSIFYGTIIFMYLQPSSSHSMDTDKMASVFYTMVIPMLNPVVYSLRNKEVKSAFQKVIGKAKSPLGFSY